A window from Camelus dromedarius isolate mCamDro1 chromosome 9, mCamDro1.pat, whole genome shotgun sequence encodes these proteins:
- the GNG8 gene encoding guanine nucleotide-binding protein G(I)/G(S)/G(O) subunit gamma-8 isoform X2 codes for MSNNMAKIAEARKTVEQLKLEVNIDRMKVSQAAAELLAFCETHAKDDPLMTPVPAAENPFRDKRLFCVLL; via the exons ATGTCCAACAACATGGCCAAGATCGCGGAGGCCCGGAAGACGGTGGAACAGCTGAAGCTGGAGGTGAACATCGACCGCATGAAG GTGTCGCAGGCTGCGGCCGAGCTCCTGGCCTTCTGCGAGACTCACGCCAAAGACGACCCGCTGATGACGCCGGTACCTGCCGCAGAGAACCCTTTCCGTGACAAGCGCCTCTTCTGCGTCCTTCTCTGA